The window CAAACTCTTCTTTGCCCTGCCTTGACCTGCAGAAAAACAATGCTCATCATAATTAGTCAAATTAGTACCAATTATTTCCAATAAGAACACAAAGAACATTTTATTCTCCACTGCATTAGTacgttaaataaatatttgacctaAAAATTAAACTCATATAATGTTTCACTTACTTTTGATGCAATGAGCAGACATTTTGGATTCTGAAATTGGTTTTGTTGCTGTGCCTTGAAGTTTCAGAATCAGAACTCCGACTGGGAACTTCTGAATTCCGTGTACAAATGGAATGCTCGATTACATGCCGAGAAAAAACTTGGTTCAGCATCTTGTTCGTAACCCAAGGTGTGTCCCTGTTGAGTACTTGGGCACTAGTCAATGCAGTTTTGTAGTAGCCTATAAATAGTGTGAGTAGAGTGTTCACACTGAAAAATCCAAAAATAATATTGCactgaaataactgaaaaacaacaaaaacaaacaaagtgtAGAATGTTGGACACTTATGCAGCTTTAATTACGTAGTGGAGGGGAAAGAGCTaaaaaactcaaattatgaatgacaaaataaccttatatacCATTTTTTCTGGACATTAATGGtgcgttcaagtcctcctgggaactTCGTACGGACGAGGTGGGAAGTCGTACTTACAACGGCATGTACGTTCAAGTCACTTTCATCGGAGCAAGATGGCGGAGTACTTTCTCTTaattaataacacaaaaatacagcaatgttATTAAACTCTTGTTCtagaaaatgaagaacaaagaaatgtgcattaggtatacttagttttttaatgttttaaattaatttatgaacCCACTGCCAACTTTGTGACAACttgcattgttatattataatgccatCATATTATGCGTCGTCGATTAACTTACTTCGCTGTAAATAGAAAAGCCTGACAATATCACAGCTAAATACCTTTAAGTATTGTGTATTCCGCCATGTTAATCACTGACACGCCCCCAACTCGTACAGATCGGGGCTTTAAGAAAATCCCGAGTTCCCCACTGGTATTTACGATATTGTTGTGGCATTCATGTGCACTGAACTCGTAAATACGATCTATACGAGATGACTTGAACGCACCATAAgttagtttggctggtcctgagaCTTATAGTCAGgggcgacttatttatcaaaattaatttgacatgaaccaagagaaaacattaccgtctacagccgcgagagggtgctatatgctgctcagtgctcctgtagcctacactgagcagcatagagcgccctcttgtggctgtagacggtaatgtttggtgcttggttctaactaaatgcgacttatagtccagtgcgacttatatatatatcccttatgacgtatttttggactgatgcgacttatactcaggtgcgacttatagtccgaaaaatacggtaattcatACACTACATAATTGAGTTGTATAAGTAGTGTATAGTGCGTCAAATGAGATGAAGCTCCAGGCATTCCGTCAAAATCCTCCATAGCATGTTTTGGCacgttttctaatttaatttcccATGTAACAGATCCACCATGTTCCCACCTCGGCTAAACACCATATGGCTCAGCCATGCTCCCAAACTCTTGCTATTGGTTAAGCTGGAATGAGATTGACGGAACGGAGCttttaattgcttttaaatattCTGATGGTACCTGGGAGGCTCAATATTTACTTTTCTAGGATGTAAACCCATGAATGGCATACTTAGTCAATGAAGGATCAACTGGGGTAAGAGaatgtattttgacattaaaATCTCATATGGAGCATAAATGTTCTCTCTTATTACCACCTGTGTTGGTTCACATTTACCTGTCTTTATTTCTGTTTGCCGTCACACGCTTCAGTGGAAAAGCAACAATGGCTCTTCTGTGGACTGAACTGAACAGCAACAAAACTGACTTGCATTGACGCAACCGGTTTTGTATTTCAGTGTTTTCTTGCTtgaaagagagacagatagaagCCCCATATAAATTGTGCTGCTGAGTTTTGCTGATTCAGCAGCTGACACACTTCCTGTTCCTCCAGCTGCCGTGTGCGCTGGCGTGACATAATTGACCAATGAATCGCACTGCATAGTGACCTGTCGGGAACAGCATCAGTGCCTGTACGTTCTGTAGTTATGTTTGAGCAGAGATCTGTGGGTAGACAATGTCATGAGAACTACAAATACTCTACATTTGTCATGGTGCCACCAGCCGTCTGATCAAGCAAAACTAAACCCTGTGCATTCTGCCAGTGTTGCATAATCTTTTATGAGCTTAATGGCATTATCTAAGGACCACAGACTCTAACGCAATCAAGTGATCACCAAGGGGAGGATCCTCATGAGAGAAACAGTAATGCTGTTGTgtaagaacccccccccccacccacccaatacattttaaagattcatgtttgtttttatttaccatACTGTTTTATGTACAGTctgttgttttacaataattgcacaatgataaaatacattttatgtgaaACTGAGGTTGAATTTAAACTTGATTTTGGTAAGaaatttacagatttattttaacatgtgACCCATCCCACACcatttgtgctacagacatgacTGATACTAAATCATCCAGTGTATTCaggacagttttatttattttattaataaataataaaaagaaaaagaaaaagtttttcaTATCCAAtttatatttgtgaccctggaccacaaaaccagtctagagtgtaaatttttaaaaattgaGATTTTAgttttccattgatttatggtttgttaggatcggacaatatttggccgagatacaactatttgaaaacataaaaaaaaaaaaaaaaaaaaaaacaaatctataattttgacccatacaatgtataccccagtgacttaagaagacttaaggttttgtgctccaaggtcacatttaatttaatactttatttcaccttaatttacattatttaaattgtttaagtgtttttttgtaaaagtCATTTTGAGTGCTCTGCTGTGAAAATATGAACATTAAGACCGGTCTTTCACTATAAACTACACATGACCCTAAATGCAACTCATCCTTAGTCTTGAACTCAATAGAGTAATCCCCAGTAAAGCACTCCATAATAACCCTTCGTTCTCTCATTACTTCCCATTAAAAACTTAACTGGAGATCAAACCTAATCCTCACGGAGACCGAGAGAAGATTTGTTAACATTTATAtcatctctcactctctttctcgctctcttaCCTTTCCTCTTCCATATTTTATACATCTCTCATCAAGAGTAGGCCTGAAGAAACAGTTTGTTTAAACGGAGCATATAAGTGGATTTATgcaagtactgtatgtgtgtgtgcttttgttctACACCCATCTTTGCTGTCATGCAGACAAATATTTCTGCACTTTCCCCCAGAACATAAGACATGACCAGTCCCAGACGGACCCACATTTTTACCCTCATCTCTTTAAAACACACTTAAACTCCTCATCTCTTTGGCTGAAGGCAGAGCGCCAGGTCCGGGAGGGGAGGGAAGCATATAAGATTCCTGGACAGCCATTTCGACTCAAAAGCTTGACTGGGCAAAAGCAGAGTGCTGGAACAATAGCATCCTGTGATACATAAAGCCAGACGTGTCCAAAGGCGAGAGTACTGTTCAGACACCTCCGCTGAAATCCAGAGTCGATTAGAGCATTGAGAACAGATTTAAGAAGATCAAGGAGTGGCTGTTCGAGGTTTAGAACCACAAACTTTATGAAATGACCTGTACATAAACTACAAGCATAAAAACCACCCATATAGTGAATAACACAACAAGAATGAAAGAACTACATGTTGTAAGTTGtctaatatttagtttatttcatctctatttaaaatatataaacaatttactAGCTTTCATTAATTAGTTTTAGTTAGAAGTAGCTACACAGCTGCACACACTGTGAATGTGTTTCAGTTGAGTTAGTTAACGCTGGAGGCGTCTCTGTCAGAAgccttttatgtatttttttttcctcctctgaCCCCCTGTTTGCTGCTTGTGCTCTTTGTTTGTGCAGgctatttactttatttaataggTAGAGTCTTGTTCTCTTTCAGTAGAGCAGTGAATGTAAGAGACCAACAAGCCTAAAACAAAACTCTCCTTGTCTTCGTGTTGCGCAATACTTCCTCCCACAATTTTTGCATCCTTGGAAAACTATCTTGActgtgcaaatgaaaaaaaaaaaaagaaaaaaaaataaacctttgggACTTTGTGTATCAGATTTAAAGCTAAAATATATGTCTGGTTGTGGAGACTCTTATTAGTTCTAGGTTAGTGTTTTATAAACAGTTGTGGTTTCCAGCAAGGCTGTAGAATGGGGGCAAAACACTTCTGACCGCAAATACAGCACTGTTTGTGTATATGTGGTGGCTGGCGGTTTATCCTGAACAAACCCAAATCCTGAAGAGAAGGAAGGAAGGGGAGATAAATTGAAAGGGAGGGTTAGAATGACAGGGAAGGAGATTTGGTGTGTCCAGGTCTCGGGCCACTGAAGTGACTTTTACACCCTTGGCATTATAGCCagtggagcacacacacacagaaaaacacaaacagtttTCGTGGAACTCTTACCTTTAGCTGTAACAGGAACAACAAAGACTAGGAGGGTCTTTCATAATAAACTCAACAGGGAGACTCAAAATTGTCCTGAAAATCAATGTGGTgctctttaaaatatatacattaaacacACTATGATACTTTTGTTGGAATACCTCCTGAATTTCCTTCACtttatgtttgttaaacaaaTTCTGAGGCATTATTGTTTCAGAAAGAATGACTGCTTTTAAACAGGATTCACCTGCCTGTCATTAGTTGAATAATCAagtagccccgcccccaaactcaAACCATTGGTTGAGCCACTGTTGCTGTGCGGAATTAAAGCTACAGATGACTTACTTGTATTTGACTCTGTGTATAAACCTGAGActggagaaagtattttaacattgtaaaaaaagcACACACCCACTTCagttaacacattttttatttgatagttTTGCCAGGATATTTTCTtcataataatcatattaatgtTTTCCTCAGGAAAAAGGAATGAAGATGTCAAGACACATATCAACAGGACCAAGCTCGTTTATTCCAGAAAATGAGGTAATACTTAACTTCTATATTTACCATTACTATGATATTCTCTGAAATGTACTTCTAAtgctttctgtttgaatatattttaaaatgtaatttattcttgtcatgcatcattactccagtcttcagtgtatcTAGCTAGCAGTGCCATGTAAATGCCATGGTGTATTACTATAGTATTCTTTCACTACCATAATATATGTCAGAGTTCCACAGTGTTACCACTTTTTTTGCagttgaaaattatttattttcttttatcacaCATTCATTCAGTGTGAGTCAATAATCATTCTATCTTGGGTCAGCTggtgttcatttcatttttgttttgagttCAATTGGTTCAGAGATTATTTTCACTGAATTCGAGTTAAGCGTGCCGGGAGATCTAAGAAAGTGTATTTAGATTGTAAATTGAATTATAGCATCTGACTTCACTTTGCTGAATTAAGATGAACCTGAACTAGAGAGTTCAAGAGTTCTAGGCTCTGATTTTTTGCATTACAATTTTAGTGCCTTATCACATGACAAAATCAATCAGACCacatatttaatttgtgttttatcaTCTGACCAGAGTACTTTTATGTCTGACGTCTGATCCTCATCCCAGATCATAGGAGCCATGCCTCTGAGTGACTCCACGGTGATGTTCTTAGACGAAGAGTTCAGCGGTCGTATGGACAACCTGACGCAGCTGATGGGGCTCCATCCGCATTATCTGCAAGCGTTCCTCCGCTGCCACTATTATCTCTTGAGGATGGACGGCCCACTACCACTCCACTACAGGCATTATATCGCTATAATGGTACAAACtcacaaaaacactttcaaaagagACTTTATTTAACTGGAACTGGAAGCCATTTTTTATTTCCATCTTTTCCAGGCTGCAGCACGGCATCAGTGTTCTGCGCTGGTCTGTCAGCATGTGCAAGAGTTTGAGCAGATCGGTGTCTGTACTGATTGGCTGAGAGGTCTGGAGTTCTGCCCACAACGACTTCGCAACCTCAACGAGATTAACAAGATCCTCGCGCACAGACCTTGGCTCATTACCAAGCAACACATACAGGTAAAACACTAGCTTTCTTGTTTACTGTTCAGTATACACTAGTCTTCAtggtatatgaaaataaaattgtttatggCTTAGTGCAACTGTTAAAACTCTGCAgactgatttaattaaataaatcaaaatgttatGAATGATGCATGGATTTTAATGGCACTGCTCATCCACACGGCCCTGATACCGTGCTTCAGCTTTTCAGATAGGCTAGGTTCATTTAAGCCAATTTTAGACActgaaaacactggatcatgAGCTGGCCGCATACAAAAGAACATAGTCTGAGCACACTCTAAAATCAGCAGTGCATACATCTATTGCTGGCAATGTTTAATCATTAAGAAAACAGttgtactataaaataaaataattgttttattaaatacttaattttttagtttttacattacaGCCGTTACAATATTGCAATAAAACCATAATTActatttgctattttttttttttaacttttttttttttaaacttgaattggTTATTGTAAAGGGTAAACCCATGtgtgaaccacaaaaccagtctcaagtctctggggtatatttgtagcaatagccaaaaatacattgtactgGGTCAAAATGACAGATTTCTCAGTTAATAATCTCATACTCTCTGTTTCTCAGGCTCTGGTGAAGACAGGAGAACACAGCTGGTCTCTGGCAGAGCTGGTTCATGCTGTCGTACTGCTGGCTCATTTCCATGCATTGGCTAGCTTTGTGTTTGGTAGCGGTGTCAACCCTGACTCTGAGGTTACAGAGGTCAACGGGGTCACAGATGACCTTTGCCCTCCAGCCATGGCGGGTTTATGCACCTGCCACCTGACAAACAGCAACCAAGCCAACGGGAACCCCATGTGTAATCCTGACACTGGGGTAGGATAATgttacaatgtttattttatatcaggAAACATTTTCCGATCACATTTCACTGCCGAAAAAAAAGTACTTATATTCTGCATACAGATTCTTGTTACTGTAAAacagtattttatagttttacaGCAACACAACATAATGCATGCTTaatttccatgaaaatatttttataatggaaaaaaaaaacatgctttgtttagttaatgcaaaatataatgtggaatatatacatgtatattttaataataatgtattatatcattattttatacttattttatgtGCAATAATTATGCATATCTGATTCAAGATTTGTTTGACAAATTTGTTATATACAAGTAAGCATATTATTTTTTCACTCTATTTTTGTGTATTTCAGAGTGAGCTGGAAGCTCTGATGGAGAGAATGAAGCGATTGTTGGAGGAGAGAGAAGACGATGATGCGTCAGAGGAGGAGATGTTCACTCGTTtcgagaaagaaaagaaagagagtcTTCTAGTGGTGTCTGCAGGTATTACATCACAGATACTTCCTTCGCTTTTGGTTGTGGTCTTGTTAAAGGGATAAattaccaaaatgaaaattctaccaCTGTGCACTGAGCCACATCCCTTTCTTAACCAGTATTTGCCTTTTTATCATTAATGACGTCAAACTAAGCATGACAAGTCGACGTGCCGTATTTGAACCGTTCCTTGAAAACAAGAAAGGATCCAGCTGCCTTTAGTCTGTAGTTCTTGTATTCAAATATTGTGATTTTCATATGCAGGGTTTGATGAGGAAGTGGTGCCTCCTTCTCCCGTGGCTCGGTTTGTAGACGACCCGTCATTTGGATACCAAGACTTTGCACGACACGGAGAAGACAACCCACCCACTTTTAAAGCACAAGTATGACAAACACCCTCAGATTTCCACAGCATTATTGTTTTATACCCCACTGAGAGTGTAAGATTGACCGTTCTGTCCTGTTTACTCTGTAGGACTACTCATGGGAGGATCATGGTTTCTCTCTGGTGAACAGGTTGTACTCTGACATTGGTCACCTTTTGGATGATAAATTCAGAACGGCATGTGATCTTACCTATTACAACATGGCCAGTCACGAGGGGGTGGACACCAGCATGCTACGCAGGGCACTCTTCAACTACGTTCACTGTATGTATGGAATACGGTACGTCCGGTGAACACAGACGACTCTCGTGAAACTCTGCTAATGAAAAAGAAATAGCAGTCTCACGTCAAcaatctaataaaaacaaaaaagtgtttgGAATAGAATATATTGTCTATAATATCAAAAACAGAAAAGGGTGTTATCGTTGTAGATAATTTTTCTAGCTCACTCATTCATACTGTGTCTGCAGCTACGACGATTATGACTATGGTGAGGTGAATCAGTTGTTGGAGTGCAGTCTGAAGGTTTACATTAAAACAGTGACGTGTTATCCGGAGAGAACCACTCGCCGTATGTACGAGAGCTACTGGCACCAGCTCAGACACTCTGAGAAGGTGAGTCATATTATCAtggcaaatatatttttatctaattttagtttttgagattcattattaattgtattttttaattggtAAAGAGCCATTGAAAACCCGAACAACAAGTCAGAAGAATACAGCACTGATATTTCCTCTAAATATTCTGAtgttctctttctttcctttaTCCAGGTTCATGTGAATTTGCTTCTAATGGAGGCTCGGATGCAGGCCGAGCTGCTCTATGCTTTGAGAGCTATCACTCATTATATGACCTGACCATCCAGACTTCACCAATTCTATGACCTGACCAGTTGACCTATCGTTAATCCCCACCACCACCCCTTAGTTTCTGACAGATAGGTCAATTAGACTTCATGTTTTAGGTGACCTGACTAATCAAAGCTCACCCACAATATATGGACATCATTACACCTAAGTTAAACCAAAAGTTGTTTTTTCCCATCATGGTGCATGCCATTAGTAGTTACTTTTTCATAGTTTGGAATTCTTACAATTGTGTCTGAAATTGTGTATACATTTTCTTAGACTGTTCAGAATGGTAACTAAATGAAGGACACCGATTACAAAGCATTCTGGGTATAATCTTAAACATCAAAATGGGATCTAATGGCATGTGGGTGATCAATAATTGTGGGTGGGCAGTCGTGACTTTTACTGGATTAAAATAGAATCCTTTAAGGCTCAGACAAATCCCAGGTGGGCTTGACCTGATCAGTCAGACGAGATCATTTATGACATCATgacttgaaaaacaaaaacacattaaacgtGCAATATTTTCTCACTGAAATCTCACTTATACTGTAAACTGAAATACTGGAGGACTGAGTTCACATTTTGAAACCGgaagttgtcttttttttctcttcttcttctttttttgcacaTCTGAGAAGAATTGTATTTTGGAACAGAATAGcgttttctttttgtattatcATCATAAATGACAATAACAGAATGTGAGACTCCTgtatggagaggaaaagttattttctttcttttttaatccctgtgccttttttttctttcattcaccTTGTTTATTTCATATTGAATGTATTGTTTAGATTTTATGCTTTTCAGATCAACTTGGTTTGGTTTTGTTGTTTACCTGGAAACTAAagcttttgtagcattattaCTGTACTATCAGTCCTTTACTATTTCCTTTGATGCTCAGTGTTATACATTAGATAGCAAcaatctgttttaatatatatgttgCTGCCACTGGCAATAGCCCTACTAATCGCATCTTGTGACTTAATTtctgtgtgagtgcgtgtgtgagctTTAACATGTAGCTGAACGTCTGTCTGCATAGGACAAAGTATTTGCACATCTGTTGCACGTTTTTTTAAATTGGTGCGCCTCTGTGAAAGAAACCCATGAACAGGAGCATGAGAGAGTTCGTAAGTGTAACTGATATAATGTATGCGTGATTGCCTGTAGGGAGCGTCTGCAAACTAACTGCTTTTGATACTGTTGATGTGATCATTACCGTCCATCAAACCATTTCTCAACGGTTTATTTATATCGCTTTAAGAACCATTGCTTCATATTTGCAGCATCAGTGTcctttaaaaatagattaaatataTGGTGGAAAGATAAGCTTGTCCAGTCTCATGGACAGTGCCTTATTCAGGTTAACAAGCACAGACTATGATTTCATTTAGTCGAATGAACACCAGAGATTGTTACATATGTATCAATGGAGTAGGTAAATCTGTCTTCAAAGTGCCTTTTAAATTTAGTTGCAAGTGTTTCAAAGTATCTGCAGCAGATTCAATGACATATTTTCTTCGAATAATAGGCATATGTTGCATTTCCTACTGTTTATTCCAGTCGAGGTGGTGCTTTGAAGCTTTCATGTTCTTAACTCCGTATAAATTTATACATTTCCAAAATGCCCATCACAGACCTGTATGTTTCAATAAAGTTTCTAAACAAACGCAGTTTATGAattatgcttttgtttttatgttttttgacaTGTTGAAAcaacaaaaatttatatttggcTTATTGAAAAGTAGTagcagtagtgtatatatatatatatatatatatatatatatatatatatatatatatatatatatatatatatatatatatatatatatattaagaaattaagaaatttgTTTAACAAATTGgaaatgtttacaatttttttaacttGCAGAATTTGTTGTCCGCTCATTAGTCATTTCATATACATGTAGCCATTTCATCGTGCTCATTTAATTAGCATTGTTCAGAAAGCGGGTTTGGCATGGTGATGTCCGGCAGCAGATGACAGCTAGTAATGATGTCGATCTTCTCAGACACTGACTTCAGGTCATCTAGTATGAGTCTGATGCTGTGGGACGCGTTGATGATGCCTGTCTGAGAGTTGTTGAGGTGAGCGGTGGCCTGTCTTATGTCCCGTGCAGCGTTCTGATACACCTGTTTCAGGCTTTGATTGACATCTGCGCACAGCCGTGCATTGCTTTCCAGCAGTTTCTGCTGGAGTAACGTGTTAAACCTACACGAGTCAGGTCTGGACACAGGTGACGATATGTCCTGCTGTCCAGACGGAGACGCAGGTGTGTTTCTGATCACGATGAGAGGCGGCAGGTCTCTGCGGAGCATCTGTTGATGGCTTTCAGAGGCTAGTCTGCGAGCTCTCTCTTCCTCATCCTCGCTGTCAGTTTCGGACGCCTCTCCTGCCACCTTCAtccctgatgatgatgatgaggatgcaTGGACAGGAGGAGCAGAGGTGATGTACACTTCATCATCTGAGTCGGTTTCAGATGCTTCTCCCTGCACCACGATCTGGAATCTGTTGCTCTCCATAATTTCACACctggaaaaatacatttaaattagttgATTACTAAACAGATTAAAAGCACTTAACCATGAAATTATCATATGTACAAACAAACATTCCATCTTATTTTAATGTAACGTTGCACCAtgacaatacatttttatattttttcagtgaACACGCCATTCTAGTGCACGTAAGTATTATCATGGTAAATGTCCATAGATGCTATTTATTAGCAATACTTATTTGCGTTTTGTTGTAACATTGTCATACCATtttgacactttaaaaaaaaattatttatttaaatattgtttgacGCGTCTGTTTTGATACAAATTTTGCACAGTATTAAAGCAATTAAAGTCTAACGTTTGTATTTTTCTAACCTGCTGGTGTTTTCTCCACAAACCGGGGATTGTCACGAGAAACCAATTGGAAACAGGAAGCATGAGAAACACGTAggaattcaaaataaaagttcgacAGAATCAGCAGCGTGTAGGAATTCAAAATGAAAACCCTAAAGAATtagtgcaaataaaataaacaacaataaaaataaataaataactaatccatccatccatttacacCGCTTATCCGGGAGGGGgtcacaaacaaaataatatgataaaataataaaataaaataactgtggTCCCCCATTACAAAGaagaaaatctgaagaaaaaactTTTACTTACAAAGTGTAAAGACACGagtcaaataaaaatgtgttaaagcaGTGAATCTTAAACACTAAttgataaaagaaataaatactgcatagtattaaataaataatcaaggcTTGATTTTCTGGTTAATAATAGTATTGGAGTAATGAAGCAGTAATCAAAATAATCTAAGCAGAACTTTGCACACTGATTGTTCATTTACAGCATatccactcaaacacacacacacacacaaatacacacagtgAAACTGACTCTTGCACTCAGAGTGAATGGTTATTATCTCAAGACAGGAACAGTACTTCAATGAAAACATATCTCACACACCTGATAAGGTAAACAGTGCATGCAAAGATAG is drawn from Carassius auratus strain Wakin chromosome 40, ASM336829v1, whole genome shotgun sequence and contains these coding sequences:
- the LOC113058626 gene encoding biogenesis of lysosome-related organelles complex 1 subunit 3-like, coding for MESNRFQIVVQGEASETDSDDEVYITSAPPVHASSSSSSGMKVAGEASETDSEDEEERARRLASESHQQMLRRDLPPLIVIRNTPASPSGQQDISSPVSRPDSCRFNTLLQQKLLESNARLCADVNQSLKQVYQNAARDIRQATAHLNNSQTGIINASHSIRLILDDLKSVSEKIDIITSCHLLPDITMPNPLSEQC
- the LOC113058625 gene encoding sestrin-3-like, with the translated sequence MNGTADICNHCRNIIREKEKGMKMSRHISTGPSSFIPENEIIGAMPLSDSTVMFLDEEFSGRMDNLTQLMGLHPHYLQAFLRCHYYLLRMDGPLPLHYRHYIAIMAAARHQCSALVCQHVQEFEQIGVCTDWLRGLEFCPQRLRNLNEINKILAHRPWLITKQHIQALVKTGEHSWSLAELVHAVVLLAHFHALASFVFGSGVNPDSEVTEVNGVTDDLCPPAMAGLCTCHLTNSNQANGNPMCNPDTGSELEALMERMKRLLEEREDDDASEEEMFTRFEKEKKESLLVVSAGFDEEVVPPSPVARFVDDPSFGYQDFARHGEDNPPTFKAQDYSWEDHGFSLVNRLYSDIGHLLDDKFRTACDLTYYNMASHEGVDTSMLRRALFNYVHCMYGIRYDDYDYGEVNQLLECSLKVYIKTVTCYPERTTRRMYESYWHQLRHSEKVHVNLLLMEARMQAELLYALRAITHYMT